Proteins from a single region of Lemur catta isolate mLemCat1 chromosome 24, mLemCat1.pri, whole genome shotgun sequence:
- the SPARCL1 gene encoding SPARC-like protein 1, with product MKTVLFFLSILGTVAAIPTNAKFLSDHSKPTAETVTSDNTEIPILRDDDGENEKETVVSIEDHPNYEAEESSIPKSKGEIHEQSAEQGESYSQELGLKDPEDSDGDLSVNLGYTPTEDTLDLNEDTGEPQKEELPENMDLPASSVGSFVDSNKEESITEGEENQEQPTSDSHYQLNRSSEHSQDLRDQGNQEQDPNIPNGEEEEEEKEPGDVGAHIDNQEKEREFPKEHPDSKQEDSNIQSDDILEESDQPMQVSKLQKEEFEQGTQEQEEGNPDTEMEEENASNLNKHIQGTEWQSQEGKPGLEVVSSHEENDEKTIPEALLMEPTEDGNIMPRNPGADDDDGGDDGPRHSTSDDYFIPSQAFLEGEGAQSNYHHSKDEEQRERAHENESADTTEPGEHPEEKKAESSSNEDKTSSEDNMRLHSVDACMSFQCKRGHVCKADQQGKPHCVCQDPVTCPPTKLLDQVCGTDNQTYASSCHLFATKCRMEGTKKGHQLQLDYFGACKSIPACTDFEVAQFPLRMRDWLKNILMQLYEANSEHTGYLNEKQRNKVKKIYLDEKRLLAGDHPIDLLLRDFKKNYHMYVYPVHWQFSELDQHPMDRVLTHSELAPLRASLVPMEHCITRFFEECDPNKDKHITLKEWGHCFGIKEEDIDENLLF from the exons acaAATGCAAAGTTCTTATCTGATCATTCCAAACCAACTGCTGAAACGGTAACATCTGACAACACTGAAATCCCCATTTTAAGGGATGatgatggagaaaatgaaaaggaaactgtAGTATCCATAGAAGACCATCCCAACTATGAG GCTGAAGAATCTTCAATACCAAAGTCAAAAGGGGAAATCCATGAACAGTCAGCAGAACAGGGCGAGAGTTACAGCCAAGAGCTGGGGTTGAAGGATCCAGAGGACAGTGATGGTGACTTAAGTGTGAATTTGGGGTATACACCGACTGAAGACACGTTGGACCTAAACGAAGATACGGGTGAGCCTCAGAAGGAAGAACTCCCAGAGAACATGGATCTCCCTGCTTCCAGTGTTGGTTCCTTCGTCGATTCTAACAAAGAAGAAAGCATCACAGAGGGAGAGGAGAACCAAGAACAACCTACAAGTGATTCCCATTATCAGTTGAACAGGAGCAGTGAACACAGCCAAGACCTAAGGGATCAAGGAAACCAAGAGCAGGATCCAAATATTCCCAacggagaagaggaggaggaggaaaaagagccAGGTGATGTTGGCGCTCACATTGATAaccaagaaaaggagagagaatttcCCAAGGAGCATCCTGACAGCAAGCAGGAAGATAGCAATATCCAATCTGATGATATTTTGGAAGAGTCTGATCAACCAATGCAAGTGAGCAAGTTGCAGAAGGAGGAGTTTGAGCAGGGTACCCAAGAACAGGAAGAGGGTAACCCCGATAcagaaatggaagaggaaaaCGCCTCAAACCTCAATAAGCACATTCAAGGGACGGAATGGCAGAGCCAAGAGGGTAAACCTGGCCTTGAAGTTGTCAGCAGCCACGAGGAGAATGATGAAAAGACCATTCCTGAGGCTTTGCTCATGGAACCTACTGAGGACGGTAACATCATGCCCCGAAACCCTGGGGCCGATGATGATGATGGGGGTGATGACGGCCCCAGGCACAGCACAAGTGATGACTACTTCATCCCAAGCCAGGCCTTTCTGGAGGGCGAGGGAGCTCAGTCCAATTACCATCACAGCAAGGATGAGGAGCAAAGAGAAAGAGCCCATGAGAATGAAAGCGCAGATACCACTGAACCCGGAGAACACCCAGAG gaaaagaaagcagagagcTCATCAAATGAAGACAAAACGTCAAGTGAAGACAACATGAGGCTGCACAGCGTTG ATGCTTGCATGAGCTTCCAGTGTAAAAGAGGACACGTCTGTAAGGCGGACCAACAGGGAAAACCCCACTGTGTTTGCCAAGACCCAGTGACTTGTCCTCCAACAAAACTCCTTGACCAA GTTTGTGGCACTGACAATCAGACCTATGCTAGCTCTTGTCATCTGTTTGCCACTAAGTGCAGAATGGAGGGGACCAAAAAGGGGCATCAACTACAACTGGATTATTTTGGAGCCTGCAAAT CTATTCCTGCTTGTACGGACTTTGAAGTGGCTCAGTTTCCCCTACGAATGAGAGACTGGCTCAAGAATATCCTCATGCAGCTTTATGAAGCTAACTCTGAACACACTGGGTATCTCAACGAGAAGCAGAGAAATAAA GTCAAGAAAATTTACCTGGATGAAAAGAGACTCTTGGCTGGGGACCATCCCATTGACCTTCTTTTGAGGGACTTTAAGAAAAACTATCACATGTATGTGTATCCTGTGCACTGGCAGTTTAGTGAACTTGACCAGCATCCTATGGATAG AGTCCTGACACATTCTGAGCTGGCTCCCCTGCGAGCATCTCTGGTGCCCATGGAACACTGCATAACCCGCTTCTTTGAGGAGTGTGACCCCAACAAGGATAAGCACATCACCTTGAAGGAGTGGGGCCACTGCTTTGGAATTAAAGAAG aAGACATAGATGAGAACCTCCTGTTCTGA